The following are from one region of the Pseudomonas lalucatii genome:
- the recB gene encoding exodeoxyribonuclease V subunit beta has protein sequence MSGADLDLLQDSFVGRSLIEASAGTGKTWTLTALYARLLLEQRLSVAQILVVTFTTAATAELRERIRRRLAELLAIYEQGPGEDALLNRLHARYPDAASHRRLLLAVHGFDEAAIFTIHGFCQRALQDAAFEAGGDFDNELTQDDREILDALLADLWRHELAAAEPEWAAFLVQRKLSPQVLRQRLRGHLGKPYLRIEPQPGAQADLAPLRAAWQQARDAWLAHGGAWLERLRAFDGFKGNMVDATKLGAWQQELDGYFGDAAALFGKVEGLRRLSREGLLKASKKGAAAPDSPLAGALQQLCEALEAALPDAEQRLIALQVRLLAQLDEQLPQRKAAQRLLAFDDLLNRLQQALQGEGGEHLAATLRTQYPVALIDEFQDTDPVQYQVFRRIYRDAGDLCFVGDPKQAIYAFRGADLATYLKARDEAARQYSLATNHRSTPELIDALNRLFDRPRPFAEPGLTYPPVGASPRPRPRLVLPEQTQAAPLALVWLDDEHLTKGQAGALAARDTARRIAAVLAASARGAAYFEEEGAREADAAIAGRSSFKRTPLKGGDIAVLVASHRQAAEVASELAARGVSSVRRGKESVWLSEEAEALAAVLAAYAEPGREGALRYALASRLLGRSAAELAACQDDARAWDEEREAAERYHQLWQQQGFMRAFRAWLDEQRVAERLLALVDGERRLTNLLHLAELLQSESLQRPGLEQLLAWFDAQRRAEAHGEEALLRLESDAERVQIVTIHTAKGLEYPLVFCPYLWDGALLRQSEDISCHADDGTPLLDLGGEHFERHRERARQERFAEKLRLTYVALTRARDRLWLHWGPVDCRPKKDGSLGEAGLHSSALAWLLHGRQLPGADALGELAEHLKTLGPADLRGEIERLVEASQGRMAVQPLLEQESSAAGERRAPAPEQLASLQRSLHSAWRIGSFSGLAAGMHMEAPDRDHLAMPDASEPGGGFFAFPRGARAGTCLHAILEDWARGKAALAELVAPALNGHGIDADTWGEIARQQLQRVIETDLDGNGLCLAGLEPTRRLPELGFTFPVANLDVQRLRAILGDPAHGLPAPMREAAARLEFDSLKGFLKGFIDLSFEHEGRWYIADYKSNWLGPDAGHYQGERLLQALAGEHYYLQYLIYLVALRRFLRQRLADFDERQLGGAYYLFLRGMPQAGVYFARPADSLLDALDRLFEEGK, from the coding sequence ATGAGCGGCGCCGATCTGGACCTGTTGCAGGACAGCTTCGTCGGCCGCTCGCTGATCGAGGCCAGCGCCGGCACCGGCAAGACCTGGACCCTCACCGCGCTCTACGCCCGCCTGCTGCTGGAGCAGCGGCTGTCGGTGGCGCAGATCCTGGTGGTGACCTTCACCACCGCCGCCACCGCCGAGCTGCGCGAGCGCATCCGCAGGCGCCTGGCCGAGCTGCTGGCGATCTACGAGCAGGGGCCGGGCGAGGACGCGCTGCTCAATCGCCTGCACGCCCGGTACCCGGACGCGGCCAGCCACCGCCGCCTGCTGCTGGCGGTGCACGGCTTCGACGAGGCGGCCATCTTCACCATCCACGGCTTCTGCCAGCGCGCCCTGCAGGACGCCGCCTTCGAGGCCGGCGGCGACTTCGACAACGAGCTGACCCAGGACGACCGGGAGATTCTCGACGCCCTGCTCGCCGACCTCTGGCGCCACGAGCTGGCCGCCGCCGAGCCGGAATGGGCAGCCTTCCTGGTGCAGCGCAAGCTCAGCCCCCAGGTCCTGCGCCAGCGCCTGCGCGGCCACCTGGGCAAGCCCTACCTGCGCATCGAGCCGCAGCCCGGCGCCCAGGCCGACCTGGCGCCGCTGCGCGCGGCCTGGCAGCAGGCGCGGGACGCCTGGCTGGCGCACGGCGGCGCCTGGCTGGAACGGCTCAGGGCCTTCGACGGCTTCAAGGGCAACATGGTCGACGCCACCAAGCTGGGCGCCTGGCAGCAGGAGCTGGACGGCTACTTCGGCGATGCCGCCGCCCTGTTCGGCAAGGTCGAGGGCCTGCGCCGGTTGTCCCGCGAGGGCCTGCTCAAGGCCAGCAAGAAGGGCGCCGCGGCCCCGGACAGCCCCCTGGCAGGCGCCCTGCAGCAGCTGTGCGAGGCCCTGGAGGCGGCGCTGCCGGACGCCGAGCAGCGGCTGATCGCGCTGCAGGTGCGGCTGCTCGCCCAGCTCGACGAGCAGCTGCCGCAGCGCAAGGCCGCCCAGCGCCTGCTGGCCTTCGACGACCTGCTCAACCGCCTGCAGCAGGCGCTGCAGGGCGAGGGCGGCGAGCACCTGGCCGCCACCCTGCGCACGCAATACCCGGTGGCGCTGATCGACGAGTTCCAGGACACCGACCCGGTGCAGTACCAGGTGTTCCGCCGCATCTATCGGGATGCAGGCGATCTGTGTTTCGTGGGGGACCCGAAACAAGCCATCTACGCCTTCCGCGGCGCCGACCTGGCCACCTACCTCAAGGCCCGCGACGAGGCGGCCCGGCAGTACAGCCTGGCCACCAACCACCGCTCCACCCCCGAGCTGATCGATGCCCTCAACCGGCTGTTCGACCGGCCCAGGCCCTTCGCCGAACCGGGCCTGACCTACCCGCCGGTGGGCGCCAGCCCGCGGCCGCGGCCGCGCCTGGTACTGCCCGAGCAGACCCAGGCGGCGCCGCTGGCGCTGGTCTGGCTGGACGACGAGCACCTGACCAAGGGCCAGGCCGGCGCCCTGGCGGCCCGCGACACGGCCCGGCGCATCGCCGCGGTGCTGGCGGCCAGTGCCCGCGGCGCGGCCTATTTCGAAGAAGAAGGCGCGCGAGAAGCTGACGCCGCTATCGCCGGGCGCAGCAGCTTTAAGCGGACTCCGCTCAAGGGCGGCGATATCGCCGTCTTGGTCGCCAGCCATCGCCAGGCCGCCGAGGTGGCCAGCGAACTGGCCGCGCGCGGCGTGTCCAGCGTGCGCCGCGGCAAGGAGAGCGTCTGGCTCAGCGAGGAGGCCGAGGCCCTGGCCGCCGTGCTCGCCGCCTACGCCGAGCCGGGGCGCGAGGGCGCCCTGCGCTATGCCCTGGCCAGCCGCCTGCTGGGCCGCAGCGCCGCCGAGCTGGCCGCCTGCCAGGACGATGCGCGGGCCTGGGACGAGGAGCGCGAGGCGGCCGAGCGCTATCACCAGCTGTGGCAGCAACAGGGCTTCATGCGCGCCTTCCGCGCCTGGCTGGACGAGCAGCGGGTGGCCGAGCGCCTGCTGGCGCTGGTGGACGGCGAGCGCCGGCTGACCAACCTGCTGCACCTGGCCGAGCTGCTGCAGAGCGAGAGCCTGCAGCGCCCGGGGCTGGAGCAGCTGCTGGCCTGGTTCGACGCCCAGCGCCGCGCCGAGGCCCACGGCGAGGAGGCCCTGCTGCGCCTGGAGAGCGATGCCGAGCGGGTGCAGATAGTCACCATCCACACCGCCAAGGGCCTGGAATACCCCCTGGTGTTCTGCCCCTACCTGTGGGACGGCGCCCTGCTGCGCCAGAGCGAGGACATCAGCTGCCACGCCGACGACGGCACGCCGCTGCTCGACCTCGGCGGCGAGCACTTCGAGCGGCACCGCGAGCGCGCCCGCCAGGAGCGCTTCGCCGAGAAGCTGCGCCTGACCTACGTGGCCCTGACCCGTGCCCGTGACCGCCTGTGGCTGCACTGGGGGCCGGTGGACTGCCGGCCGAAGAAGGACGGCAGCCTCGGCGAGGCCGGCCTGCACAGCAGCGCCCTGGCCTGGCTGCTGCACGGTCGCCAGCTGCCGGGGGCCGATGCCCTGGGCGAGCTGGCCGAGCACCTGAAAACCCTGGGGCCGGCGGACCTGCGCGGCGAGATCGAGCGGCTGGTCGAGGCCAGCCAGGGGCGCATGGCCGTGCAGCCGTTGCTCGAGCAGGAATCCAGCGCCGCCGGCGAACGCCGCGCGCCGGCACCCGAGCAGCTGGCCAGCCTGCAGCGCAGCCTGCACAGCGCCTGGCGCATCGGCAGCTTCTCCGGCCTGGCCGCCGGTATGCATATGGAGGCGCCGGACCGCGACCATCTGGCCATGCCCGATGCCAGCGAGCCGGGCGGCGGCTTCTTCGCCTTCCCCCGTGGCGCCCGCGCCGGCACCTGCCTGCACGCCATCCTCGAGGACTGGGCGCGGGGCAAGGCGGCCCTGGCCGAGCTGGTCGCGCCGGCGCTCAACGGCCACGGCATCGACGCCGACACCTGGGGGGAGATCGCCCGCCAGCAGCTGCAACGGGTCATAGAGACCGACCTGGACGGCAACGGCCTGTGCCTGGCCGGCCTCGAGCCGACCCGGCGCCTGCCCGAGCTGGGCTTCACCTTCCCGGTGGCGAACCTCGATGTGCAGCGCCTGCGGGCGATCCTCGGCGACCCGGCCCATGGTTTGCCGGCGCCGATGCGCGAGGCCGCCGCGCGCCTGGAGTTCGACAGCCTCAAGGGCTTTCTCAAGGGCTTCATCGACCTCAGCTTCGAGCACGAAGGACGCTGGTACATCGCCGACTACAAGTCCAACTGGCTCGGCCCGGATGCCGGCCACTACCAGGGCGAGCGGCTGCTCCAGGCCCTGGCCGGCGAGCACTACTACCTGCAGTACCTGATCTACCTGGTGGCGCTGCGGCGCTTCCTGCGCCAGCGCCTGGCCGACTTCGACGAGCGCCAGCTGGGCGGCGCCTACTACCTGTTCCTGCGCGGCATGCCGCAGGCCGGGGTGTACTTCGCGCGCCCGGCCGACAGCCTGCTGGATGCCCTGGATCGGCTGTTCGAGGAGGGTAAATGA
- a CDS encoding substrate-binding periplasmic protein, with amino-acid sequence MFLCLAARAEGDDLRLVSGDGYAPFTSQELPGGGLLAQVVTQALRQAQVSSSLDWLPWSRGLRMTQQGKYDATFPYVRTEVLAEQFLFSEPLLVVRQHLFSLAGSVYEVDDLQSLSGSRLCYPLGWQLPVAVQAMVEQGRLVRHAPKGLNECARLLLLGRDDVFIANGPIGAAALAATGQPVSRFRRSQSAFGETSLHVIVSRGHPRAAQLLQTVDQSLRRFRGSDRHRRLLGAYLEARDRQAQR; translated from the coding sequence TTGTTCCTGTGCCTCGCTGCACGGGCCGAGGGGGATGACCTGCGCCTGGTGAGCGGCGACGGCTATGCCCCCTTCACCAGCCAGGAGCTGCCGGGCGGCGGCCTGCTCGCGCAGGTGGTCACGCAGGCCCTGCGCCAGGCGCAGGTCTCCAGCAGTCTCGACTGGTTGCCCTGGAGCCGTGGCCTGCGGATGACCCAGCAGGGCAAGTACGACGCCACCTTCCCCTACGTCCGCACCGAGGTGCTGGCCGAACAGTTCCTGTTTTCCGAGCCGCTGCTGGTGGTCAGGCAGCATCTGTTCAGCCTGGCCGGCAGCGTCTACGAGGTCGACGACCTGCAGTCGCTGAGCGGCAGTCGCTTGTGCTATCCCCTCGGCTGGCAGCTGCCCGTGGCGGTTCAGGCGATGGTCGAGCAAGGCCGGCTGGTGCGTCATGCGCCCAAGGGGTTGAACGAGTGTGCCCGGCTGCTGCTGCTCGGGCGCGACGATGTCTTCATCGCCAATGGCCCCATAGGCGCCGCGGCGCTCGCGGCCACCGGCCAGCCCGTCAGCCGCTTTCGCCGCTCGCAGAGCGCTTTTGGCGAGACCAGCCTGCATGTCATCGTTTCGCGGGGGCATCCGCGCGCCGCGCAGCTGCTGCAGACCGTCGACCAGAGCCTGCGGCGGTTTCGCGGCAGCGACCGCCACCGGCGCCTGCTCGGGGCCTACCTCGAGGCCCGCGACCGCCAGGCCCAGCGCTGA
- the recD gene encoding exodeoxyribonuclease V subunit alpha, which yields MLLADLPLGPLERALVASLQRLEPAAEAPVLVAAALLCRALEQGDVCLPLARLAGQRPWPEQEFVLPPLAQWRQALQASSLVGEAGAFAPLVLVGERLYLARYEAYERRLAEQLLERAGDRPAVDEARLGDSLARLFAFNSQQPDWQRLAAAQAVRRRLAVISGGPGTGKTTTVVRLLAALLEQPDGERLAIGLAAPTGKAAARMAEAIRGAKASLPVDESIRAALPEEARTLHRLLGSRGDSPAVRHHAGNPLALDVLVVDEASMVDLALMAKLVEALPPTARLILLGDKDQLCAVEAGAVFAELCEGRGFDAAAAAELERISGQRVAVEPPRSALGDAVVLLTHSHRFAGDSGIGELARRINGGDVPGTLRLLQEGREDLAWNAQPTPQALLERLERGYAPYLAAARDGDPAAAFAAFNAFRALCAQREGPWGVAGLNEALEARIKRRSQVASRERWYVGRPVMVRQNDYALGLFNGDIGLCLPSAHGLRVYFEGEGSSEGGYRPFAPARLPSHDSAFAMTVHKSQGSEFAEVLLALPEQPSPLLSRSLFYTGITRAKQRVEIWGLAPRLGEAVATRAERAAGLAERLQGPPQGAPKPDSGGQLGLFE from the coding sequence ATGTTGCTCGCCGACCTGCCCCTCGGCCCATTGGAGCGCGCCCTGGTCGCCAGCCTGCAACGCCTGGAGCCGGCCGCCGAGGCGCCGGTGCTGGTCGCGGCGGCGCTGCTCTGCCGGGCCCTGGAGCAGGGCGACGTGTGCCTGCCGCTGGCGCGCCTGGCCGGCCAGCGGCCCTGGCCGGAGCAGGAGTTCGTCCTGCCGCCGCTGGCGCAATGGCGCCAGGCGCTGCAGGCGTCCTCGCTGGTCGGCGAGGCAGGCGCCTTCGCCCCGCTGGTCCTCGTCGGCGAGCGCCTGTACCTGGCCCGCTACGAGGCCTACGAGCGGCGCCTGGCCGAGCAGTTGCTCGAGCGCGCCGGCGACCGCCCGGCGGTGGACGAGGCGCGGCTCGGCGACAGCCTGGCGCGGCTGTTCGCCTTCAACAGCCAGCAACCGGACTGGCAGCGCCTGGCCGCGGCCCAGGCGGTACGCCGGCGCCTGGCGGTGATCTCCGGCGGCCCCGGCACCGGCAAGACCACCACCGTGGTGCGCCTGCTCGCCGCGTTGCTGGAACAGCCCGACGGCGAACGGCTGGCCATCGGCCTGGCCGCGCCCACCGGCAAGGCGGCGGCGCGCATGGCCGAGGCGATCCGCGGTGCCAAGGCGTCCCTGCCGGTCGACGAGTCGATCAGGGCCGCCCTGCCGGAAGAGGCGCGCACCCTGCACCGCCTGCTCGGCAGCCGCGGTGACAGCCCGGCGGTGCGTCACCATGCCGGCAATCCCCTGGCCCTGGACGTGCTGGTGGTGGACGAGGCCTCCATGGTCGACCTGGCGCTGATGGCCAAGCTGGTGGAGGCCCTGCCGCCCACGGCGCGGCTGATCCTGCTCGGCGACAAGGACCAGCTGTGCGCGGTGGAGGCCGGCGCGGTATTCGCCGAGCTGTGCGAGGGCCGCGGCTTCGACGCCGCGGCGGCGGCCGAGCTCGAGCGCATCAGCGGCCAGCGCGTGGCGGTGGAGCCGCCGCGCTCGGCCCTGGGCGATGCCGTGGTGCTGCTGACCCACAGCCACCGCTTCGCCGGCGACAGCGGCATCGGCGAGCTGGCGCGGCGCATCAACGGCGGCGATGTGCCCGGCACCCTGCGGTTGTTGCAGGAGGGGCGCGAGGACCTGGCCTGGAACGCCCAGCCGACCCCGCAGGCCCTGCTGGAGCGCCTCGAACGCGGCTATGCGCCCTATCTGGCGGCCGCCCGGGACGGCGACCCGGCGGCCGCCTTCGCCGCCTTCAACGCCTTCCGCGCGCTCTGTGCCCAGCGCGAAGGCCCCTGGGGCGTGGCCGGCCTCAACGAGGCGCTGGAGGCGCGGATCAAGCGCCGCAGCCAGGTCGCCAGCCGCGAGCGCTGGTACGTCGGGCGGCCGGTGATGGTGCGGCAGAACGACTACGCCCTGGGTCTGTTCAACGGCGATATCGGCCTCTGCCTGCCTAGCGCCCACGGCCTGCGGGTCTATTTTGAAGGCGAGGGCTCGAGCGAGGGCGGCTACCGCCCCTTCGCCCCGGCGCGCCTGCCCAGCCACGACAGCGCCTTCGCCATGACCGTGCACAAGAGCCAGGGCTCGGAGTTCGCCGAGGTGCTGCTGGCGCTGCCCGAACAGCCCAGCCCGCTGCTGAGTCGCAGCCTGTTCTACACCGGCATCACCCGGGCCAAGCAGCGGGTGGAGATCTGGGGCCTGGCCCCGCGCCTCGGCGAGGCGGTGGCCACCCGCGCCGAGCGGGCGGCGGGCCTGGCCGAGCGCCTGCAAGGTCCGCCGCAGGGCGCACCGAAGCCCGACAGCGGCGGGCAGCTCGGGCTGTTCGAGTGA